A stretch of Arthrobacter sunyaminii DNA encodes these proteins:
- a CDS encoding ribonuclease J: protein MRIVALGGIGEIGRNMTVFEFDGKLLIVDCGVLFPEEIHPGVNLILPDFSYIRDRLDDVVGVVLTHGHEDHIGGVPYLLRERADIPLIGSKLTLAFVEAKLKEHRITPKLIQVKEGDRRTMGGFDLEFVAVNHSIPDSLAVAIRTPAGMVLHTGDFKMDQFPLDRRITDLAGFARLGAEGVDLFLTDSTNADVPGFMASEKELAPAIDQVFRTAPRRIIVSSFASHIHRIQQVIDAADRYKRKVAFVGRSMVRNMTIAEELGYLNIPKGLLVDFKQLQRSDDHKVVLICTGSQGEPLAALSRMANKDHAIRIHEGDTVLLASSLIPGNENAIYGVINSLTKLGANVVHKGNAKVHVSGHASAGELAYCYNIVKPRNVMPVHGEWRHLKANAAIAVATGMDPRDVVIAEDGVTVDLRRGRATVSGKIPVGLVFVDGDSVGHTTEDDLKERMQLSEQGSVTVLALIDPDTNTVAEPPELFIKGFACSPGDIKKAEAAIEKAINDAAGRGRGGRSEDPEAIIERATANWMRRFYNRTPAITAIVVDA, encoded by the coding sequence ATGCGCATTGTTGCGCTGGGTGGTATCGGTGAAATCGGCAGAAACATGACCGTCTTCGAATTTGACGGCAAGCTGCTGATTGTCGACTGCGGCGTGCTTTTCCCCGAGGAAATCCACCCCGGCGTCAACCTGATCCTGCCTGACTTCTCCTACATCCGTGACCGCCTGGATGACGTTGTGGGCGTTGTCCTGACCCATGGCCACGAAGACCACATTGGTGGTGTCCCGTACCTGCTGCGCGAACGCGCTGACATTCCCCTGATTGGTTCCAAGCTGACGCTGGCGTTTGTGGAAGCCAAGCTCAAGGAACACCGCATTACCCCGAAGCTGATCCAGGTCAAGGAAGGCGACCGCCGCACCATGGGCGGATTCGACCTGGAATTCGTGGCCGTCAACCACTCCATCCCGGACAGCCTGGCCGTTGCCATCCGCACTCCGGCCGGCATGGTCCTGCACACCGGTGACTTCAAGATGGACCAGTTCCCGCTGGACCGCCGCATCACCGATCTGGCCGGCTTCGCACGGCTTGGCGCCGAAGGCGTGGACCTGTTCCTCACCGACTCCACCAATGCCGATGTTCCCGGCTTCATGGCCTCGGAAAAGGAACTTGCTCCGGCCATCGACCAGGTGTTCCGCACCGCGCCGCGCCGGATCATTGTCTCCAGCTTCGCCAGCCACATCCACCGCATCCAGCAGGTCATCGACGCTGCCGACCGCTACAAGCGCAAGGTGGCGTTTGTGGGCCGTTCGATGGTCCGCAACATGACGATCGCCGAAGAGCTGGGCTACCTGAACATCCCCAAGGGCCTCCTGGTGGACTTCAAGCAGCTGCAGCGCTCCGACGACCACAAGGTGGTGCTGATCTGCACCGGTTCGCAGGGCGAGCCGCTGGCAGCGCTGTCCCGCATGGCCAACAAGGACCACGCGATCCGCATCCACGAGGGCGACACCGTCCTGCTGGCCAGCTCGCTGATTCCGGGTAATGAGAACGCCATCTACGGCGTCATCAACTCCCTGACCAAGCTGGGCGCCAATGTGGTGCACAAGGGCAACGCCAAGGTGCACGTCTCCGGCCACGCCAGCGCCGGTGAACTGGCGTACTGCTACAACATCGTCAAGCCGCGCAACGTCATGCCGGTCCACGGCGAATGGCGCCACCTGAAGGCCAACGCAGCCATCGCCGTCGCCACCGGCATGGACCCGCGCGACGTCGTTATCGCCGAAGACGGCGTGACAGTTGACCTGCGCCGCGGCCGTGCCACGGTTTCGGGCAAGATCCCCGTGGGACTGGTGTTCGTGGACGGCGACAGCGTCGGCCACACCACCGAGGATGACCTCAAGGAGCGCATGCAGCTCTCCGAGCAGGGTTCCGTCACGGTCCTGGCGCTCATCGATCCGGACACCAACACGGTGGCCGAGCCGCCGGAGCTCTTCATCAAGGGCTTCGCCTGCAGCCCCGGAGATATCAAGAAGGCTGAAGCCGCCATCGAGAAGGCCATCAACGACGCCGCCGGCCGCGGCCGCGGTGGCCGCAGCGAGGACCCTGAGGCGATCATTGAGCGCGCCACGGCAAACTGGATGCGCCGCTTCTACAACCGCACGCCGGCCATCACGGCCATTGTTGTGGATGCCTAA
- the kdpB gene encoding potassium-transporting ATPase subunit KdpB → MSTVTSKTDKSPLRPDSQQSGEAPDGQDAASANRAPARSGFSAAQLGKAFPGALRKLDPRIMWHTPVMFIVEVGAALITVIAVAESVTGDAGTSGGSTVPGAFTWLIAAWLWLTVIFANLAESVAEGRGKAQAASLRATRTTTPAQRVTGYDAAGDPSASRATVEEVASADLVLDDVVVVTAGGIIPGDGDIIDGIASVDESAITGESAPVVRESGGDRSAVTGGTRVLSDRIVVRITSKPGETFVDRMIRLVEGAARQKTPNEIALDILLATLSLIFLVVVVTLNPLAGYAGAAVSIPVLVALLVCLIPTTIGALLSAIGIAGMDRLVQHNVLAMSGRAVEAAGDVTTLLLDKTGTITYGNRQAAAFIPVAGADRNKLILAAVLSSAEDPTPEGKSIVDLAAGMGITPVKDVDAVSVPFTAQTRMSGLDYADGTNGATGTQIRKGAGSAVMDWVAESGGIDVDVLSDLTYHVDKISAGGGTPLVVAIREADGGPSGSSARILGVVHLKDVVKDGLKDRFAELRRMGIRTVMITGDNPRTAKAIAAEAGVDDFLAEATPEDKMALIRREQASGQLVAMTGDGTNDAPALAQADVGVAMNTGTSAAKEAGNMVDLDSDPTKLIDIVRIGKQLLITRGALTTFSIANDVAKYFAIIPAMFMGVFPGLAVLNVMGLHSPASAILSAVIFNALVIIALIPLALRGVKYRAAGASGVLTRNLLVFGVGGVVAPFIGIKLIDLAVSLIPGF, encoded by the coding sequence ATGTCCACAGTGACAAGCAAAACCGACAAGTCCCCGCTTCGGCCGGACTCACAACAATCCGGGGAAGCACCGGACGGCCAGGACGCGGCGTCAGCAAACCGGGCACCGGCCCGCAGCGGCTTCTCCGCGGCCCAGCTGGGGAAGGCTTTCCCCGGCGCCCTGCGCAAGCTCGATCCGCGCATCATGTGGCACACCCCCGTCATGTTCATTGTGGAGGTGGGCGCCGCGCTGATTACCGTCATTGCAGTGGCGGAGTCCGTCACCGGCGACGCCGGCACCTCGGGCGGCAGCACCGTGCCCGGCGCTTTCACCTGGCTGATTGCGGCGTGGCTTTGGCTGACCGTCATCTTCGCCAACCTGGCGGAATCCGTGGCCGAAGGCCGCGGCAAGGCCCAGGCAGCTTCACTGCGGGCCACCCGGACCACCACTCCGGCGCAGCGGGTGACCGGCTACGACGCAGCCGGCGATCCTTCCGCGTCCCGCGCCACGGTGGAAGAAGTTGCGTCCGCTGATCTGGTGCTCGACGACGTCGTGGTGGTCACCGCCGGCGGGATCATCCCCGGCGACGGCGACATCATCGACGGCATTGCCTCCGTGGATGAATCCGCGATTACCGGCGAATCCGCTCCCGTGGTCCGCGAATCCGGCGGCGACCGGTCTGCGGTCACCGGCGGAACCCGGGTGCTCTCGGACCGCATTGTGGTGCGGATAACCAGCAAGCCCGGTGAGACGTTCGTGGACCGGATGATCCGCTTGGTGGAAGGGGCAGCCCGGCAGAAAACGCCGAACGAGATCGCCCTGGACATCCTGCTGGCCACCCTGTCCCTGATCTTCCTGGTGGTGGTGGTGACGTTGAATCCGCTGGCCGGATACGCCGGCGCAGCGGTCAGCATTCCAGTGCTGGTGGCCCTGCTGGTCTGCCTCATCCCCACGACGATCGGTGCACTGCTCTCAGCCATCGGCATTGCCGGCATGGACCGGCTGGTCCAGCACAACGTGCTGGCGATGTCCGGCCGCGCCGTTGAAGCCGCCGGCGACGTCACCACCCTGCTGCTGGATAAGACCGGCACCATCACCTACGGCAACCGGCAGGCTGCCGCGTTCATCCCGGTGGCGGGAGCGGACCGCAACAAGCTGATCCTCGCTGCAGTGCTGTCCTCGGCGGAGGACCCCACTCCCGAGGGCAAATCGATTGTGGACCTTGCCGCCGGCATGGGAATCACACCGGTGAAGGACGTCGACGCCGTCAGCGTTCCGTTTACCGCCCAGACGCGCATGAGCGGGCTGGACTATGCAGATGGAACAAACGGCGCCACCGGAACACAGATCCGGAAGGGTGCCGGCTCGGCCGTCATGGACTGGGTGGCCGAGTCCGGCGGAATCGACGTCGACGTACTGTCCGACCTGACCTACCATGTGGACAAGATCTCCGCCGGCGGCGGCACGCCTCTGGTGGTGGCCATCCGGGAGGCCGACGGCGGGCCGTCCGGGAGCAGCGCACGGATTCTCGGCGTCGTGCACCTGAAGGACGTGGTCAAGGACGGGCTGAAGGACCGCTTCGCCGAGCTGCGGCGGATGGGTATCCGCACCGTCATGATCACGGGAGACAATCCGCGCACCGCCAAGGCGATTGCCGCGGAAGCCGGGGTGGATGACTTCTTAGCCGAAGCCACTCCGGAGGACAAGATGGCTCTGATCCGCAGGGAACAGGCCAGCGGCCAGCTGGTGGCAATGACCGGGGACGGCACCAACGATGCCCCCGCCCTGGCCCAGGCCGATGTGGGCGTGGCCATGAACACCGGAACGTCGGCAGCGAAGGAAGCCGGCAACATGGTGGACCTGGACTCGGACCCCACCAAGCTGATCGATATTGTCCGGATCGGCAAGCAGCTGCTGATCACCCGCGGCGCACTGACCACGTTCTCGATCGCCAATGACGTGGCCAAGTACTTCGCGATCATTCCCGCCATGTTCATGGGCGTGTTCCCGGGACTGGCCGTCCTGAACGTCATGGGCCTGCATTCTCCGGCGTCGGCAATCCTCTCCGCGGTCATCTTCAACGCCCTGGTGATCATTGCCCTGATTCCGCTGGCGCTGCGGGGCGTGAAGTACCGGGCAGCCGGTGCCTCCGGGGTACTGACCCGGAACCTGCTGGTCTTCGGCGTGGGCGGGGTGGTGGCGCCGTTCATCGGGATCAAGCTCATCGACCTCGCCGTATCCCTGATTCCGGGGTTCTGA
- a CDS encoding alpha-amylase family protein, whose product MRTTPDWVQHAIWWQVYPLGFTGAEQTALPADAEPRHRLAHLTSWLDYIVEMGASGLALGPVFASETHGYDTADYYRIDPRLGDDGDFDELIREARSRGIRVLLDGVFNHAGRSFGPFTEALEQGPGAATAKWFSFTWPDAWTPETEPGYADFEGHHQLVALNHDEPAVADFVADVMKHWLRRGVDGWRLDAAYAVPSSFWARVLRNVRAEFPDAYFVGEYIHGDYPAEVTDGTLDSVTQYELWKAIWSSLVDANFYELAAALGRHNTFLDTFVPLTFVGNHDVTRIASRLDPAPGQSAFRLTQALVLLFTLPGTPSVYYGDEQGYRGVKEDRAGGDDDVRPSFPATPDDLSAVGQPLYRLHQELIGLRRRHSWVHAARTRVHSLSNEQLVYEVHDAGNSLFVALNVSGQAAAVPVPAAAREVLAGESGLDAGAGKLALPPNSWAVLGQGQD is encoded by the coding sequence ATGAGGACAACACCGGACTGGGTGCAGCACGCCATCTGGTGGCAGGTCTACCCGCTGGGCTTCACCGGCGCGGAACAGACGGCGTTGCCTGCGGATGCGGAGCCCCGCCACCGGCTGGCCCACCTCACCTCCTGGCTGGACTACATCGTGGAAATGGGTGCCTCCGGCCTGGCTTTGGGGCCGGTGTTCGCCTCGGAGACCCACGGCTATGACACCGCCGACTACTACCGGATCGATCCGCGGCTTGGCGATGACGGCGACTTTGACGAACTCATCCGCGAAGCCCGTTCCCGCGGCATCCGGGTGCTGCTGGACGGCGTCTTCAACCACGCCGGCCGTTCCTTCGGGCCCTTCACCGAAGCTCTGGAGCAGGGACCCGGCGCGGCAACGGCAAAGTGGTTCTCCTTCACCTGGCCCGATGCGTGGACGCCGGAGACCGAACCCGGTTATGCGGACTTTGAAGGCCACCACCAGCTGGTGGCCCTGAACCATGACGAACCGGCAGTGGCGGACTTCGTGGCCGATGTGATGAAGCACTGGCTGCGCCGCGGAGTCGACGGATGGCGGCTGGACGCGGCGTACGCGGTGCCGTCGTCGTTCTGGGCGCGGGTGCTGCGCAATGTCCGTGCCGAATTCCCTGACGCCTATTTTGTGGGGGAGTACATTCACGGCGATTATCCGGCTGAAGTAACGGACGGAACGCTGGACTCGGTGACCCAGTACGAACTCTGGAAGGCGATCTGGAGCTCTCTCGTGGACGCCAACTTCTATGAGCTGGCTGCCGCCCTGGGGCGGCACAACACGTTCCTGGACACCTTTGTGCCGCTCACCTTCGTGGGCAACCACGATGTCACCCGCATTGCCAGCCGGTTGGATCCGGCCCCGGGGCAAAGTGCATTCCGGCTGACTCAGGCCCTGGTGCTGCTCTTCACCCTTCCGGGCACCCCTTCCGTCTACTACGGAGACGAGCAGGGCTACCGCGGCGTCAAGGAGGACCGGGCCGGGGGAGACGACGACGTCCGCCCTTCCTTCCCTGCCACGCCGGACGATCTTTCCGCGGTGGGCCAGCCGCTGTACCGGCTGCACCAGGAACTCATCGGGCTGCGCCGCCGCCATTCCTGGGTGCATGCGGCCCGAACCCGGGTGCATTCGCTCAGCAACGAGCAGCTGGTCTATGAGGTGCACGACGCCGGCAACTCGCTGTTCGTAGCCCTGAACGTTTCAGGCCAGGCGGCTGCCGTACCGGTACCGGCCGCTGCCCGCGAGGTGCTGGCCGGTGAGTCCGGCTTGGACGCCGGGGCCGGGAAGCTGGCCCTGCCGCCCAACAGCTGGGCCGTGCTCGGTCAAGGCCAGGACTAG
- the kdpC gene encoding potassium-transporting ATPase subunit KdpC: MSTARTSARQMGVAVRSVLVLTAALGIVYPLAVTGVGQVAAIHQANGSVVTVNGEDAGSALVGQSFTDADGAALPEWFQSRPSAAGDGYDGGASSGSNLGPTNPDLAAAIDERRAAVSELEGVDPGDVPADALTASSSGLDPHISPEYALLQVDRVAAERELDPVDVRALVESAVEGRRGGVLGEQTVNVLQLNIALLELDT, from the coding sequence ATGAGTACTGCACGAACGTCGGCGCGCCAGATGGGAGTGGCGGTCCGCAGCGTCCTGGTCCTGACCGCGGCACTGGGAATCGTTTATCCGCTGGCGGTTACGGGTGTGGGGCAGGTGGCGGCCATTCACCAGGCCAACGGCTCGGTGGTCACCGTGAACGGGGAGGATGCGGGGTCCGCCCTGGTCGGCCAGTCCTTCACCGATGCGGACGGCGCCGCCCTGCCTGAGTGGTTCCAGTCCCGGCCCTCTGCCGCCGGCGACGGGTACGACGGCGGTGCCTCCAGCGGTTCCAACCTGGGCCCCACCAACCCGGATCTGGCGGCAGCAATCGATGAGCGCCGCGCCGCGGTTAGCGAACTGGAGGGCGTAGATCCCGGCGACGTGCCCGCGGACGCCCTGACGGCGTCGTCGTCGGGGCTGGATCCCCACATCAGCCCGGAATATGCCCTGCTTCAGGTGGACCGGGTGGCCGCCGAGCGCGAACTGGACCCGGTCGATGTCCGGGCGCTGGTGGAGTCCGCTGTGGAAGGGCGGCGCGGGGGAGTGCTCGGAGAACAGACCGTCAACGTGTTGCAGCTCAATATTGCCCTCCTGGAGTTGGACACTTAG
- the kdpA gene encoding potassium-transporting ATPase subunit KdpA: MGVWPAVASFLMVALLLAALYRPLGDYMARFYASDKNLAVEQGFYRVIGVDPGSRQSWQSYLRSILAFSAVGLLLVYALQRTQHLLPGSLGLPAVPEGLAFNTAASFVANTNWQSYSPEVTVGYTVQMAGLAVQNFLSAAVGLAVAVALVRAFASRKEATIGNFWTDMTRSVVRLLLPIAFVSALLLLLGGVIQNFNGFTQVTGLAGGTSTIPGGPVASQEAIKLLGTNGGGFFNANSSHPFENPSAWTNLLQVVLMLVIPFSLPRTFGTLIGDRKQGYAILAAMATIFTVSLAAMTALEYSASSALAGSMEGKEQRFGIAGSTLFGTTSTATSTGAVNSMHDSFSPLGGMMAMLNMMLGEVAPGGVGSGLYGILVLALVASFIAGLLVGRTPEYLGKKIGPREIKLASLYLLTMPTLVLAGTALSFAVPGIREDVTGTSIYNPGLHGFSEVLYAFTSAANNNGSAFAGLTANTPWLNTALGLAMLLGRFLPMIFVLALAGSLAAQDRVPVTAGTLPTHRPQAVVMLCGVTVIVTALTFFPVLALGPLAEGLL; this comes from the coding sequence ATGGGCGTTTGGCCGGCAGTGGCCTCTTTCCTGATGGTGGCACTGCTGTTGGCAGCGCTTTACCGGCCGCTGGGCGACTACATGGCCCGGTTTTACGCCTCGGACAAAAACCTGGCGGTGGAACAGGGGTTCTACCGCGTGATCGGAGTGGATCCCGGATCGCGTCAGTCCTGGCAATCCTATCTGCGCAGCATCCTGGCCTTCTCCGCCGTCGGGTTGCTGCTGGTCTACGCGCTCCAGCGCACCCAGCACCTGCTGCCCGGGTCGCTGGGTCTGCCGGCCGTACCCGAAGGCCTGGCCTTCAATACTGCGGCGTCCTTCGTGGCGAACACCAACTGGCAGTCCTATTCGCCGGAAGTGACGGTGGGTTACACGGTCCAGATGGCAGGACTGGCTGTACAGAACTTCCTTTCGGCAGCTGTGGGCCTGGCCGTAGCCGTTGCCCTGGTCCGGGCCTTCGCATCCCGGAAGGAAGCGACTATCGGCAACTTCTGGACGGATATGACCCGGTCAGTGGTGCGGCTGCTGCTCCCCATCGCTTTCGTCAGTGCGCTGCTGCTGCTTCTGGGCGGCGTCATCCAGAACTTCAACGGCTTCACGCAGGTAACCGGCCTCGCCGGCGGCACCTCGACGATTCCGGGCGGTCCCGTAGCTTCCCAGGAAGCCATCAAGCTCCTGGGCACCAACGGGGGCGGATTCTTCAACGCAAACTCCTCGCACCCGTTCGAGAACCCGTCCGCCTGGACCAACCTGCTGCAGGTGGTGCTGATGCTGGTCATTCCGTTCAGCCTGCCGCGCACCTTCGGAACCCTGATCGGAGACCGGAAGCAGGGATACGCGATCCTGGCGGCCATGGCCACTATCTTCACCGTGTCCCTCGCGGCCATGACAGCCCTTGAATACTCTGCTTCATCGGCCCTGGCCGGTTCCATGGAAGGCAAGGAGCAGCGGTTCGGCATAGCCGGATCCACCCTGTTCGGCACCACCAGCACAGCCACCTCCACCGGCGCCGTGAACTCGATGCATGACAGCTTCAGTCCGCTGGGCGGCATGATGGCCATGCTGAACATGATGCTCGGCGAAGTGGCTCCGGGCGGCGTGGGATCGGGCCTCTACGGCATTCTGGTCCTGGCCCTGGTGGCCTCCTTCATCGCCGGTCTCCTGGTGGGGCGCACGCCCGAGTACCTCGGCAAGAAGATCGGCCCCCGCGAGATCAAGCTGGCCAGCCTTTACCTGCTGACCATGCCCACCCTCGTCCTGGCCGGTACGGCACTGAGCTTCGCTGTCCCCGGCATCCGCGAGGATGTCACCGGGACCTCCATCTACAATCCCGGACTGCACGGCTTCAGCGAAGTGCTGTACGCCTTCACCTCGGCGGCCAACAACAACGGATCGGCGTTTGCGGGCTTGACGGCGAACACGCCGTGGCTGAACACCGCGCTGGGCCTGGCCATGCTGCTGGGCAGGTTCCTGCCGATGATCTTTGTGCTGGCCCTGGCCGGTTCGCTGGCTGCTCAGGACCGCGTCCCGGTCACTGCGGGAACGCTTCCCACCCACCGGCCCCAGGCCGTGGTCATGCTGTGCGGCGTCACCGTCATCGTGACCGCCCTGACCTTCTTTCCCGTACTCGCGCTGGGTCCCCTGGCGGAAGGGTTGCTCTGA
- the kdpF gene encoding K(+)-transporting ATPase subunit F, protein MIFFDFLALALAVAAAGYLLAALIRPERF, encoded by the coding sequence GTGATCTTCTTCGACTTTCTTGCCCTTGCCCTGGCCGTTGCCGCGGCCGGCTATCTGCTGGCGGCACTGATCCGTCCGGAGCGGTTCTGA
- a CDS encoding lantibiotic dehydratase C-terminal domain-containing protein — protein sequence MSQLASTKPAVRQQAPRESTSTQKTRTLRWWVLTIKPMQKDYCDAVVGHVVTPLVAQARLWGAERGTFARNLDPKRPQVEVHVLASDDVVNRLRTFALALTRQSADLLGDLETSEVQPGCYPPRHDEQPLPRIEAALAKYGGIQGIALTLEVSEVSCDLAAWAIGRFPNTNTRSALAALLLFDACHSMMYGPRSALWPDRKALSWDYYWDSHLRSSTAAFGDRAAHARTSLTRALAPRIVPAHRSMIAVASEPSVENWRKRWVRAIDSYLYRADKSRISRSAQHLAMIQSRHLLNRLGIPLRDEAALGLYARAWSKEREEELVRMHS from the coding sequence ATGAGCCAGCTAGCGTCCACCAAACCCGCAGTGCGGCAACAAGCACCGAGGGAATCAACCAGTACGCAAAAAACCAGGACTCTCAGGTGGTGGGTGCTGACCATCAAGCCCATGCAGAAGGATTACTGCGATGCCGTCGTGGGGCACGTTGTCACACCCCTCGTGGCCCAGGCCCGGTTGTGGGGGGCGGAACGTGGGACTTTTGCCCGGAATCTGGACCCGAAGAGGCCGCAGGTGGAGGTGCACGTGCTGGCCTCCGATGATGTCGTGAACCGTTTGCGGACGTTCGCCCTCGCTCTGACCCGCCAATCGGCAGACCTGCTGGGCGACCTGGAAACCTCCGAGGTGCAGCCCGGCTGCTATCCCCCACGCCATGATGAGCAGCCCTTGCCCCGCATTGAAGCGGCGCTGGCGAAGTATGGCGGGATCCAGGGCATTGCGCTCACCTTGGAGGTATCTGAGGTGTCCTGTGACCTGGCAGCCTGGGCCATCGGCCGGTTCCCCAATACCAATACGCGCTCTGCCCTCGCCGCGCTGTTGCTCTTCGATGCCTGCCACTCGATGATGTACGGGCCTCGCTCGGCCTTATGGCCCGATCGCAAAGCCCTGAGCTGGGACTACTACTGGGACAGTCACCTCCGCAGCAGCACCGCTGCCTTTGGGGACCGTGCCGCACACGCCCGCACCTCGCTGACAAGGGCATTGGCGCCGCGCATTGTGCCTGCCCACCGGTCAATGATCGCAGTTGCTTCCGAGCCCTCGGTCGAAAACTGGCGCAAGCGATGGGTCCGGGCCATCGACTCGTATTTGTACCGGGCCGACAAGTCACGCATCAGCCGCAGTGCTCAGCACCTGGCCATGATTCAGAGCCGCCACCTGCTAAACCGGCTGGGCATTCCCCTGCGGGACGAGGCGGCGCTCGGGCTCTACGCCCGGGCATGGAGCAAGGAGCGGGAAGAGGAACTGGTCCGCATGCACTCCTGA
- a CDS encoding DinB family protein: MFINEHRQALYQCLEGMSDSEARRPLVPSKTTLLGLVKHAAFVEQVWFNEAITGRSRADIGCSAGPDESFDLTSEDSIESVRADYRRICAESRTATAGLGLDDVVSGNRRGPLPMRWIYLHVLRELAQHCGHADILREQILADRPG; this comes from the coding sequence ATGTTCATCAATGAACATCGACAGGCCCTCTATCAGTGTTTGGAGGGGATGAGCGACAGCGAAGCGCGCCGCCCTCTGGTCCCCTCCAAGACCACTCTGCTGGGATTGGTCAAGCACGCAGCATTTGTGGAACAGGTCTGGTTCAACGAGGCGATCACGGGTCGTTCCCGGGCGGACATCGGTTGCTCCGCCGGGCCGGACGAATCCTTCGACCTCACATCTGAAGACAGCATCGAATCAGTGCGGGCGGACTACCGCCGGATCTGTGCCGAGTCTCGGACTGCAACAGCGGGTCTCGGACTGGATGACGTCGTCAGCGGGAACCGCCGGGGGCCGCTTCCCATGCGGTGGATCTATTTGCATGTCCTGCGCGAGCTGGCCCAGCACTGCGGCCACGCGGACATCCTCCGCGAACAGATCCTTGCAGACCGACCCGGCTAG